The Peptacetobacter hiranonis DNA window AGACCAGCAATACTATGGAACGATAATAGAACAATAAAAGAAAACGAATATTTAAATGAAGTAATTGGAAAGGATTTTTTATCTAAGAATACTGGCAATATTTCATTTACTGGATTTACAGCATCAAAATTATTATGGATGAAAAATAATGAAGTTGATAAATTTAAAAAAATATCGAAGATAATGTTACCTAAAGATTATTTAGTGTATAAATTTACTGGTGTACATTCTACTGATGTATCGGATGCTTCAGGTACTTTAATATTTGACGTAAAAAATAGATGTTGGTCAAAAGAGATGATTGATATTTGTGGAATAAAAAGAGAACAACTTCCTAATATATATGAAAGTTATGAAGTTGTTGGAAATTTAAATAAAGATTTAATGGAAGAACTCGGAATTAATACAAAAGTAAAAATAGTTGCAGGAGCAAGTGATAATGCTGCAGCTGCTATAGGTACAGGAACTATAGGAAATGGAAACTGTAACTTATCTTTAGGAACATCAGGAACTGTATTTATATCAAGTGACAAGTTTATTGAAGATGAAAACAACTCTATACATTCTTTTGATCATGCAGATGGAAATTATCATTTATTGGGGTGTATGCTTAGTGCAGCATCGTGCAATAAATGGTGGAATGATGAAATATTAAAAACAAAAGAATATAAAAAAGAACAAGAAAAAATTAAAGATTTAGCAGAAAATGAAGTTTATTTTTTACCATATTTAATGGGTGAAAGATCGCCATACAATGATCCTAATGCAAGAGGTGTATTTATAGGTATGAATATGAATACCAAGAGAGAAGATATGACCTTAGCTGTATTAGAGGGAGTTAGCTTTGCATTTAGAGACATTATAGAAGTTTCTAGAAAATTAGGTGTTAATCCTACAAATACTAAAATATGTGGTGGTGGAGCTAAAAGTAAGCTTTGGATAAAAATTTTAGCTAATGTACTTAATATGAATATAGAAATAATAGAAAATGAAGAAGGAGCATCACTAGGAGGGGCTATTTTAGCAGCAGTTTCCTGTGGAGCATTTGCAAGTTTAGAAGAAGCAACGAATAAAATAGTGAAGATATCTGAAATTTTTATGCCTGAAGAAAGTTTAGTAAAAAAATATGAGAAAAAATACAGTAAATATAAGGAAATTTATCCATCAATAAAAAACCTATATAAAAAACTGTAGTATTTATTATATAACAAAATAGTGCTGTCGCATAAATAAGAAATATTTTGTGACAGCACCGTTTTATTATATAATAAATGAAAATGAAAAGAGGAGAATTTTTATGGAGCCACTTATACCGAGACAAATAAATTTTCTTAAGTTAATGTTAAAAGAAGATGAACATAAACCATTAAACTATTTTGCTAAAAGTTTAAATGTATCAAGTAAAACATTACAAAATGATTTAAAAATAATAAATAAATATATAGTTGAATTTAATCTGAGTATAAGTAAAAAAAGAGGGATAGGAATATGCTTAGACTCTAAAGCTAAAGAAAACATAGAATTTATAAATAGTTTAAATATTAATATTAAGTCTAATAAAAGTGCAGATATTTCTGTTGAAAAAAGAAGAATAGAGATATTAAGAGATTTATTATTAAAGTCTGATATGAAAACATCAATAAATAAACTATCAGAAAAATATTTTGTAAGTAAAACATCAATTGTTAATGATTTAAAGTATATAGAAGATGAATATTTATCAAAAAATAATATTCGTTTAAATAGAACTCTAAATGGTACCTATATCTCTGGAAGTGAAGTAGATATTAGAAAATGTATAGCAAATTTAATAGAATGTATATCAAATGAAGAAAACTACAATATAGATGAAAGAACAAGAATTGAAAAATCAACATTTGATGATCTAGCAAATGTTTTTGGAATAGAGTCTATTAGATTTATAGAGGCTAGAGTAAAAGAACTAGAAGTAGATTTAAACTGTGAAATTTGCGAACCATATTATATAAATTTAATAACGCATATACTTATTTGTATAAGAAGAATAAAAGAAGGAAATAAAATAAAAGTCCATGACGATGTAGAGTCAAATATAATAAAAGAAGACTTTAGATATATTGCGGTTATAAAATTAATAAAAAAAATAGAGAAAGAATATTCAATACTCTTGGATAATCAAGAAGTTTCATATATATATAAATATATAGTATCATCTAGGATTGAAAATGATATAGACTTTGAGGATATAAATGAAGAATTATATGAATCAATAGCATCAGAAATGATTGATTTTATGTCTGAATTATTAAATATAAATTTAAAAATGGATAATATTTTAAAACAAGGATTAATAATGCATATAAAACCTATGATGAATAGATTAATATATGATATACAAATAAAGAATCCTTTATATGATGATATTTTAAATCATTTTAATGATATTTTTATTCTTACAAAAATAGTTGTTTTTGTAATTTCAGAAAAATATAAAATGAGTAACATAAGTGATGATGAGATATCTTATTTGACTACATATTTCCAAGCTGCGATAGAAAGAAATAATGATATAAAAAAAGTATTAATAGTCTGTCATAGTGGTTATGGAACATCACAATTTTTAGCTAGTAAATTAAAACAAACCATTCCTAATATTAATATTGTGGATATTATATCTTCAAGAAAATTAAATAAAGAGACAGTTAAAAATGTGGATTTTATAATATCAACGGTAGAAACTGATTTTAAAGGAAAAGAACATATAATAGTTTCAGCTTTGCTTACTGAATCTGATATAAATAATATAAAGAAAATGGTAGATAAGAATTATGATAATAAAAACAGGAATGTGAAAGAAAATATTTTACAGGAGTTTAGTAAATATGAAGTATTAAAAAAAGAAGTATTACATGATTATAATATACCTAAATTTGAATTTAAAGATGGATTAAATATATATATAAATAAAAATAATAATAATAAAAATAAAGTTTTTATAGGAAAACAAAATAAAAAAATAGAAATATTTATTGATTCAAATAATGATAGTTATATTAAAAATACTATTATAAAGACATATTCTTTATATAAAGATAAAAATATAGATAGTTTATTTATGGAGTAAAAAATGAAAGAAAGTATAATTTTAAATTTTGATTTGAATGAAAAATATATATCGAAAGAAGAACTGTTTAAGGAAATAACAAAGTTAT harbors:
- the xylB gene encoding xylulokinase translates to MYYIGIDLGTSSVKMLLMDKDGNILKRVSKDYPISFPHPGWSEQNPEDWYKQTLIGLKELIINISKEKIEGIGIGGQMHGLVVLDEKDCVIRPAILWNDNRTIKENEYLNEVIGKDFLSKNTGNISFTGFTASKLLWMKNNEVDKFKKISKIMLPKDYLVYKFTGVHSTDVSDASGTLIFDVKNRCWSKEMIDICGIKREQLPNIYESYEVVGNLNKDLMEELGINTKVKIVAGASDNAAAAIGTGTIGNGNCNLSLGTSGTVFISSDKFIEDENNSIHSFDHADGNYHLLGCMLSAASCNKWWNDEILKTKEYKKEQEKIKDLAENEVYFLPYLMGERSPYNDPNARGVFIGMNMNTKREDMTLAVLEGVSFAFRDIIEVSRKLGVNPTNTKICGGGAKSKLWIKILANVLNMNIEIIENEEGASLGGAILAAVSCGAFASLEEATNKIVKISEIFMPEESLVKKYEKKYSKYKEIYPSIKNLYKKL
- a CDS encoding BglG family transcription antiterminator is translated as MEPLIPRQINFLKLMLKEDEHKPLNYFAKSLNVSSKTLQNDLKIINKYIVEFNLSISKKRGIGICLDSKAKENIEFINSLNINIKSNKSADISVEKRRIEILRDLLLKSDMKTSINKLSEKYFVSKTSIVNDLKYIEDEYLSKNNIRLNRTLNGTYISGSEVDIRKCIANLIECISNEENYNIDERTRIEKSTFDDLANVFGIESIRFIEARVKELEVDLNCEICEPYYINLITHILICIRRIKEGNKIKVHDDVESNIIKEDFRYIAVIKLIKKIEKEYSILLDNQEVSYIYKYIVSSRIENDIDFEDINEELYESIASEMIDFMSELLNINLKMDNILKQGLIMHIKPMMNRLIYDIQIKNPLYDDILNHFNDIFILTKIVVFVISEKYKMSNISDDEISYLTTYFQAAIERNNDIKKVLIVCHSGYGTSQFLASKLKQTIPNINIVDIISSRKLNKETVKNVDFIISTVETDFKGKEHIIVSALLTESDINNIKKMVDKNYDNKNRNVKENILQEFSKYEVLKKEVLHDYNIPKFEFKDGLNIYINKNNNNKNKVFIGKQNKKIEIFIDSNNDSYIKNTIIKTYSLYKDKNIDSLFME